A stretch of Anaeromyxobacter dehalogenans 2CP-1 DNA encodes these proteins:
- a CDS encoding DUF3467 domain-containing protein yields MSDKPAAPPPHGIPVQIEIDPATAQGAFVNMAMVNHTETEFTLDLIYVQPQAPKATVRARAITTPKHMKRLLLAIQENLARYEARFGPVELGDAPAFPQGGKFN; encoded by the coding sequence ATGTCCGACAAGCCCGCCGCACCGCCGCCGCACGGCATTCCGGTGCAGATCGAGATCGATCCGGCCACCGCGCAGGGCGCCTTCGTCAACATGGCGATGGTGAACCACACCGAGACCGAGTTCACGCTCGATCTCATCTACGTCCAGCCGCAGGCGCCCAAGGCCACGGTGCGCGCGCGGGCGATCACCACGCCCAAGCACATGAAGCGGCTCCTGCTCGCCATCCAGGAGAACCTGGCGCGCTACGAGGCCCGCTTCGGGCCGGTCGAGCTGGGCGACGCGCCCGCGTTCCCGCAGGGCGGGAAGTTCAACTGA